The Salvia miltiorrhiza cultivar Shanhuang (shh) chromosome 1, IMPLAD_Smil_shh, whole genome shotgun sequence genome has a window encoding:
- the LOC131021690 gene encoding rho GTPase-activating protein 5-like translates to MTEVLHSPSSSSPTSISTPTHNATLFHQTESYEEGFADELEREVEEIRVREEREKDRRDQLSLLALLLTLFRKRFRLACKTDRDNFPSGGGGVMEIGWPTDVQHVNHVTFDRFDGFLGLPVEFEPEVPRRAPSASATVFGVSTESMQLSYDPRGNSIPTILLLLQRHMYSQGGLQAEGIFRITAGNSQEEYVRDQLNRGVIPEGIDVHCLAGLIKAWFRELPRGVLDSLSPEQVMQCQSEEACDELVSLLPPTEAALLDWAINLMADVVQEEHRNKMNARNIAMVFAPNMTQMADPLTALMYAVQVMNFLKTLIEKTLRERGDRIIQQASTLRMEPSDDDGHRTCSQVRHENRPEPYEETRQAFIAEDPRTKSGHGSNQVGNTTDEDYFSYSTSTEESDGSESCETPAQEHKARAANVVENLLEEKKTSNSSESRQDVQQQAADAAATKIEYLSNLSRINSMTERCEAWR, encoded by the exons ATGACAGAGGTGCTCCACTCCCCCTCTTCCTCCTCCCCCACTTCAATATCCACGCCCACCCACAATGCCACGTTGTTTCACCAGACTGAGTCATATGAGGAGGGATTTGCTGACGAGTTAGAGAGAGAGGTGGAAGAGATTAGAgtgagggaggagagagagaaagacaggAGAGATCAACTGTCTCTTCTAGCACTCTTGCTGACCCTCTTTAGGAAGAGGTTTCGGCTGGCTTGCAAGACGGATAGAGACAATTTTCCTAGCGGCGGTGGTGGGGTTATGGAGATAGGTTGGCCTACCGATGTGCAGCATGTTAATCATGTCACATTTGATAGGTTTGATGGGTTCTTGGGTTTGcctgttgagtttgagcctgaGGTTCCAAGGAGGGCTCCTAGCGCTAG TGCCACTGTTTTTGGAGTTTCTACCGAATCAATGCAGCTGTCTTATGATCCACGAGGCAACAGCATTCCGACCATCCTCCTGCTTTTGCAGAGACATATGTATTCCCAAGGTGGCTTGCAG GCTGAAGGAATTTTCAGAATAACGGCGGGAAACAGCCAAGAGGAGTATGTTAGGGACCAATTAAATCGAGGAGTTATCCCCGAAGGCATCGACGTGCACTGTTTGGCTGGCCTGATCAAG GCTTGGTTTCGAGAACTACCCCGTGGGGTATTGGATTCTCTCTCTCCCGAGCAAGTGATGCAATGCCAGTCGGAAGAGGCCTGCGATGAACTAGTCAGTCTTCTACCCCCGACCGAAGCTGCTCTGTTGGATTGGGCGATCAACCTAATGGCCGACGTCGTCCAAGAGGAACATCGGAACAAGATGAACGCACGCAACATCGCCATGGTGTTTGCTCCCAACATGACTCAG ATGGCCGATCCATTGACTGCACTGATGTACGCTGTACAAGTAATGAACTTCCTCAAGACTCTAATTGAGAAGACTCTACGAGAAAGAGGCGATCGTATCATCCAGCAGGCCTCCACGCTCCGCATGGAGCCTTCTGACGACGATGGCCATCGGACCTGCTCACAGGTCCGCCACGAAAACCGTCCCGAGCCATATGAAGAGACGAGGCAGGCCTTTATTGCGGAGGATCCCCGTACAAAGAGCGGTCACGGATCAAACCAAGTCGGAAACACGACCGATGAGGACTATTTCAGCTACTCGACGTCTACTGAAGAATCCGATGGAAGCGAGTCTTGTGAAACTCCTGCTCAAGAACACAAAGCAAGAGCAGCAAACGTCGTTGAGAACCTGTTGGAGGAGAAGAAGACAAGCAACTCATCCGAATCAAGGCAGGACGTCCAGCAGCAAGCCGCAGACGCTGCAGCCACCAAAATCGAGTACCTGAGCAACCTGAGCCGGATAAATTCGATGACTGAGCGATGCGAAGCGTGGCGTTGA
- the LOC131021693 gene encoding uncharacterized protein LOC131021693, producing the protein MAACGGIEHIFEKPLSEAPNFLEALSPWKHMKALNIDDDSSLTEMFGELHFKENHSNPCLSPSPASSLERDKGYYQRKRSSSDSLSLCTEGLGFESFDDVEETSSGLCHGDGDGDGERTAVARNQRSSAREAALQLQFPPPISCIGRSGKPWVCFKAYREDGRFILKEIRIPTQEFLHACRHDGRLQLRFVHSDDHQDVDDCN; encoded by the coding sequence ATGGCAGCCTGCGGTGGCATAGAACACATCTTCGAGAAGCCATTGTCGGAAGCTCCGAACTTTCTAGAAGCCCTGTCGCCATGGAAGCACATGAAAGCCTTGAACATCGATGACGACTCTTCCTTGACAGAAATGTTCGGCGAATTGCATTTCAAGGAAAATCACAGCAACCCTTGTCTCTCTCCTTCACCAGCATCCAGTCTAGAGAGAGACAAGGGCTACTACCAGAGAAAGCGCAGCTCCTCCGACAGCCTCTCCCTCTGCACGGAGGGGCTGGGCTTCGAGAGCTTCGACGATGTGGAGGAGACATCGTCGGGCCTCTGCCATGGAGATGGAGACGGAGATGGAGAGAGGACTGCTGTTGCGAGGAATCAACGGAGCTCGGCGAGGGAGGCGGCGTTGCAGTTGCAGTTCCCGCCCCCGATTTCGTGCATAGGGCGGAGCGGGAAGCCGTGGGTGTGCTTCAAGGCGTATAGGGAAGATGGGAGGTTCATTCTCAAGGAAATTCGGATTCCCACACAGGAATTCTTGCATGCATGCCGCCACGACGGCCGCCTCCAGCTGCGCTTCGTCCACTCCGACGACCACCAAGATGTTGACGATTGCAACTAG
- the LOC131021695 gene encoding peroxidase 60-like yields MSSSSLSLMVTTALVLAALCGQSQGAAAPLQVGFYKGKCGSADVEAVVYGVVRAWFATKDNTIAAALLRMQFHDCFVNGCDASILLDGGNNTEKAAIPNLSVRGYELIDAVKAVVEAACPGVVSCADIIVMATRDAVALSEGGRYMVQTGRRDGTISLAKNVDLPIPSVSVSDSIQAFAKKGLTATDMIYLLGGHTVGVTHCSLIRSRLYNFGGTGQADPNMDAALVAALRARCPQNATMVDNTVNLDQNPLSSMVVDNSYYKQIVKKRGILQIDQDLALDPLSRSTVAAIASGFDFNARFGEAMIKLGAVQVLTGKQGQIRRSCRAINKP; encoded by the exons atgtCAAGTTCGAGCTTAAGCTTGATGGTAACAACAGCCTTAGTCTTGGCCGCCTTGTGCGGCCAGAGCCAGGGCGCCGCCGCCCCTCTTCAAGTAGGGTTCTATAAAGGAAAATGCGGCTCCGCCGACGTCGAGGCCGTCGTATACGGCGTCGTTAGAGCGTGGTTCGCCACCAAGGATAACACCATCGCAGCTGCTCTTCTACGCATGCAGTTTCATGACTGCTTTGTCAAT GGGTGCGATGCATCAATTCTATTGGATGGGGGAAATAATACAGAGAAAGCAGCAATCCCCAATCTGAGCGTCCGAGGCTATGAACTCATCGATGCCGTAAAAGCTGTGGTGGAGGCCGCCTGCCCCGGCGTCGTCTCATGTGCTGACATCATCGTCATGGCAACACGAGATGCCGTCGCCCTA agcgAAGGAGGACGATACATGGTGCAGACGGGGCGGAGGGACGGGACAATATCCCTAGCCAAGAATGTGGATCTCCCAATTCCTTCAGTTTCTGTCTCCGATTCCATCCAAGCATTTGCAAAGAAAGGACTCACTGCCACAGACATGATCTATCTTCTAG GCGGCCACACTGTGGGGGTGACTCATTGCTCCCTCATCCGGAGCCGGCTCTACAACTTCGGAGGCACCGGGCAGGCGGATCCAAACATGGACGCGGCGCTGGTGGCGGCACTGAGAGCGCGATGCCCTCAGAATGCTACTATGGTAGACAACACGGTGAACCTGGACCAGAACCCCTTGAGCTCAATGGTTGTTGACAACTCCTACTACAAGCAAATAGTTAAGAAGAGAGGGATTCTGCAGATCGATCAAGACTTGGCCCTTGATCCACTTTCAAGATCAACCGTTGCAGCCATTGCTAGTGGATTCGACTTCAACGCCAGATTTGGGGAAGCCATGATCAAATTGGGCGCCGTTCAAGTCCTCACCGGCAAACAGGGCCAGATCAGGCGCTCCTGCCGCGCAATCAACAAGCCCTAG
- the LOC131021705 gene encoding germin-like protein 9-3, with the protein MKKQLLLVVAAVALALIQTTRAGDPDILTDYVIPPNTPAPVDGGFFTFTGMRALVSSPFPSTFKVFKAGMEQFPALNGQSVSYAVLMYPSGTVNPVHTHPRSAELLFLVQGTLEVGFVDTTNKLFTQSLQQGDVFVFPKGLVHFQYNADAKNPAVAMSAFGSANAGTVSLPNTLFNSTIDDTVLALSFKTDVGTIQKLKAGLKG; encoded by the coding sequence atGAAGAAACAGCTACTCCTCGTCGTAGCCGCCGTCGCCCTCGCCCTCATCCAGACCACCCGGGCCGGGGACCCGGACATCCTGACCGACTACGTCATCCCGCCCAACACCCCGGCCCCGGTGGATGGGGGGTTCTTCACCTTCACCGGGATGCGGGCCCTCGTCTCGTCCCCGTTCCCTTCAACATTCAAGGTGTTCAAGGCCGGCATGGAGCAGTTCCCCGCCCTGAACGGGCAGAGCGTCTCCTACGCCGTCCTGATGTACCCCTCGGGCACGGTGAACCCGGTCCACACGCACCCGCGGTCGGCCGAGCTCCTCTTCCTCGTGCAGGGGACCCTCGAGGTTGGGTTCGTCGACACCACCAACAAGCTCTTCACCCAGAGCCTCCAGCAAGGCGACGTTTTCGTGTTTCCCAAAGGGCTGGTGCACTTCCAGTACAACGCCGACGCCAAGAATCCGGCCGTCGCCATGTCCGCCTTCGGGAGCGCCAATGCGGGGACTGTTTCGTTGCCCAACACGCTGTTTAACTCCACCATTGATGACACTGTTTTGGCTCTGTCGTTCAAGACTGATGTTGGCACCATTCAGAAGCTCAAAGCTGGCTTGAAGGGATAG
- the LOC131006805 gene encoding uncharacterized protein LOC131006805, producing the protein MFSQPEPERVIYHLSYVYRDCEAAHLRLMQDYFNDNPTYGPTFFRRRFRIHKELFLRIVDAVQGEDGYFRMSHDVVGRDSLTPLQKCTAAIRQLATDVNVDTFDEYLKIADTAGRICLKKFCKAVIWAYGAERGRIAQMCGMAHTHAVIKGSLP; encoded by the exons ATGTTCTCCCAACCGGAGCCGGAACGTGTTATTTACCATCTGTCTTACGTCTACCGTGATTGTGAGGCTGCCCatttacgtcttatgcaagactacttcaacgacaatccgacgtacgggCCTACATTTTTCCGACGGCGTTTTCGAATACATAAGGAGTTGTTTTTGCGCATCGTCGATGCTGTGCAAGGTGAAGATGGTTACTTTCGGATGAGCCATGATGTTGTGGGCCGGGACTCTCTCAcgcctttgcagaaatgcacggcggctatccgccaattagccaccgaCGTCAATGTGGATACTTTCGACGAGTATCTCAAGATCGCCGACACGGCGGGGCGTATATGCCTAAAGAAATTTTGCAAAGCTGTCATCTGGGCATACGGTGCCGA gcgtggaagaattgcccaaaTGTGTGGCATGGCGCATACACACGcggtgatcaaggggagcctaccttga
- the LOC131006812 gene encoding protein S40-7-like, with the protein MEQIGGAAAATRFRRQHHHKPAERFLGVLQPQSPSTAPPIELSEDDIFSTPSGCSSPPPPTHRNLNSTASAVRSDHRNHYGILAALNGSIGSRSGSEHGIQPVFNHKASIAASISSSSSASASPATPLSSSRMLIPRPPRPRADRVRVYHQSAPVNIPVMPRALRRRAMEQDDAVSEGEQEEDDGVRLPPHEVVDSRQSPLLACSVLEGAGRTLKGRDLRQVRNAIWRKTGFID; encoded by the coding sequence ATGGAGCAAATTGGCGGCGCCGCGGCCGCCACACGTTTCCGCCGCCAGCACCACCACAAGCCCGCTGAGAGATTCCTCGGGGTGCTGCAGCCTCAATCCCCCTCCACCGCACCGCCTATCGAGCTCTCCGAAGACGACATCTTCAGCACTCCGTCGGGCTGTTCCTCGCCTCCTCCGCCAACTCACCGGAATCTCAATTCCACCGCCTCCGCCGTCCGTAGCGACCACCGCAATCACTACGGCATCCTGGCGGCTCTGAACGGCAGCATCGGGAGCCGATCCGGATCCGAACACGGCATCCAGCCCGTGTTCAACCACAAGGCCTCAATCGCAGCGTCAATCTCCTCCTCCTCGTCGGCCTCGGCCTCTCCCGCCACGCCTCTCTCGTCGTCTCGGATGCTGATTCCGCGGCCGCCGCGGCCGCGAGCAGATAGGGTGCGGGTTTACCATCAATCGGCGCCGGTGAACATTCCGGTGATGCCGCGGGCGCTGCGGAGGAGGGCGATGGAGCAGGACGACGCCGTTTCTGAAGGAGAGCAGGAGGAGGATGATGGAGTGAGGTTGCCGCCGCACGAGGTGGTGGATTCTAGGCAGTCGCCGTTGCTTGCGTGCTCGGTGCTGGAGGGGGCTGGACGGACCTTGAAAGGGAGGGATCTCCGGCAGGTGCGCAACGCTATTTGGCGAAAGACTGGTTTCATTGATTGA